One genomic segment of Culturomica massiliensis includes these proteins:
- a CDS encoding FKBP-type peptidyl-prolyl cis-trans isomerase: protein MITKNKVVSVSYELRTEPDGELLEAADAQNPLEFICGQGQTLEYFEMNLLDKKVGDKFDFKIPAENAYGDVNEDMVVDLPKDIFKDVEPEDMVVGNTLPMMDSIGRRLQGQIVSIGEEDVRIDFNHQLAGKDLYFRGEVLAVREATEEELEALKSHGCSGCSGCGSEGGCDSHEDSCGCGGCH, encoded by the coding sequence ATGATAACAAAGAATAAGGTAGTATCGGTAAGCTACGAGCTGAGAACAGAGCCGGACGGAGAGCTTCTGGAGGCTGCAGATGCCCAGAACCCCCTGGAATTTATCTGTGGACAAGGGCAGACACTGGAGTATTTTGAAATGAATCTGCTGGATAAAAAGGTAGGAGATAAGTTTGATTTCAAGATCCCCGCAGAGAATGCTTATGGTGATGTAAATGAGGATATGGTGGTGGATTTGCCGAAGGATATTTTTAAGGATGTTGAGCCGGAAGATATGGTTGTAGGTAATACTTTGCCGATGATGGATAGTATCGGTCGTCGTTTACAAGGACAAATTGTTTCCATCGGTGAAGAGGACGTACGGATCGATTTCAATCATCAGTTGGCAGGCAAAGATCTTTATTTCAGAGGAGAAGTGTTGGCTGTGAGGGAGGCTACCGAAGAAGAGCTTGAAGCCCTGAAATCACACGGTTGTAGTGGCTGTAGTGGTTGCGGATCCGAAGGGGGATGCGATTCTCACGAAGATAGTTGCGGTTGCGGAGGATGTCATTGA
- the nadB gene encoding L-aspartate oxidase translates to MRHYDYIIAGSGLAGLYTAYLAAAYGKVALITKCGITESNSYFAQGGIAAVTDEDDAPALHFEDTIIAGRGLCDHPSVNILVNEGPQRIQDLINAGMHFDMEDGSLALGLEGGHHKKRILHAGGDATGRMVTSFMIGKVINNPNIDIYENHSVIGLLKDGESCYGVRSWNLTTEKEELFLSKHTFLTLGGTSAIYKRTTNPHTTIGDGLALAYNAGCEIADMEFIQFHPSAISTDSEEAFLVSEAVRGEGAHLINQQGERFMPAIHELAELAPRDIVAQSIYRQLQIHKQDFVWLSLKHLDPEMVKRRFPNIYEKCKELGIDMCDRIPVAPAAHYTVGGVRTDINGQTNIKNLFVCGELASSGIMGANRLASNSLIECLVFGKRAVEKARQDVVASKVPDFRTVYHCNDNLAENYIRLKREIAIIMTEHAGIIRNETLLREGLDKLEKLKREIPEEQNEYYTLTSQNLITVAELIIRSAIYRKESRGGHYREDFPQSDDSYICHIVQQTGKEIRTLPVETHCKA, encoded by the coding sequence ATGCGTCATTACGATTATATTATAGCAGGAAGCGGATTAGCGGGCTTATACACGGCTTATCTGGCTGCTGCTTATGGGAAAGTTGCCTTGATTACCAAATGCGGTATCACGGAGAGTAACTCCTATTTTGCCCAAGGCGGTATTGCAGCGGTTACAGACGAAGACGACGCCCCGGCTCTGCATTTCGAAGATACGATTATTGCCGGCCGAGGCTTGTGCGATCATCCCTCCGTCAATATTCTGGTCAATGAGGGACCGCAACGGATACAGGACCTGATCAATGCCGGTATGCATTTCGATATGGAAGACGGGAGTCTGGCTTTGGGTCTGGAAGGCGGGCATCATAAAAAACGGATCTTACATGCAGGCGGAGATGCAACCGGCAGAATGGTCACCAGCTTTATGATCGGAAAGGTCATCAACAATCCGAACATCGATATTTACGAAAATCATTCGGTAATCGGATTGTTAAAAGACGGTGAATCCTGCTACGGGGTACGTTCCTGGAACCTGACGACAGAAAAAGAAGAATTGTTTTTATCAAAACATACCTTCCTGACTTTAGGAGGTACTTCAGCCATCTATAAACGTACAACCAACCCCCATACCACTATCGGCGACGGCTTAGCCTTGGCCTACAATGCGGGATGTGAAATTGCCGACATGGAATTTATTCAATTCCATCCTTCGGCTATCTCTACCGATTCGGAAGAGGCATTTCTTGTCAGCGAGGCTGTACGAGGCGAAGGTGCCCACCTCATTAACCAACAGGGGGAACGTTTTATGCCGGCCATACACGAACTGGCAGAACTGGCCCCGCGGGACATCGTTGCCCAATCCATTTACCGGCAATTGCAAATACACAAACAGGACTTTGTCTGGTTATCACTCAAACACCTGGACCCGGAAATGGTAAAACGCCGTTTCCCTAACATCTACGAAAAGTGTAAAGAACTCGGGATCGATATGTGCGACCGTATACCGGTTGCTCCGGCTGCTCATTATACGGTCGGGGGCGTACGGACCGATATCAACGGACAAACGAATATTAAAAACCTGTTCGTATGCGGGGAACTGGCTTCCTCCGGCATCATGGGTGCCAATCGACTGGCCTCCAATTCTCTGATCGAATGCCTTGTTTTCGGAAAACGGGCTGTGGAAAAGGCCCGCCAGGATGTTGTGGCCTCGAAAGTACCCGATTTCAGGACCGTATATCACTGCAACGATAATTTAGCAGAAAATTACATCCGGCTGAAAAGAGAAATTGCCATTATTATGACCGAACATGCCGGTATCATCCGCAATGAAACCCTGCTTCGGGAAGGATTGGACAAACTGGAAAAATTGAAACGGGAAATTCCGGAAGAACAAAACGAATATTACACCCTGACCAGTCAGAATCTTATTACGGTTGCGGAGTTGATTATCCGTTCTGCTATCTATCGGAAAGAAAGCCGTGGCGGACATTACCGGGAGGATTTTCCGCAAAGCGACGATTCTTATATCTGCCACATTGTCCAGCAAACCGGTAAAGAGATACGTACTCTTCCCGTAGAAACCCATTGTAAAGCCTGA
- a CDS encoding ArsR/SmtB family transcription factor: protein MGTRCFTKEELERIAYGLKAVAHPNRLAIICLLSRNEELSVSDICEQTGCSQALISHHLTDMYAKGILQIRREGRNAFYRLADDRVTNVMRCMMKCEAE from the coding sequence ATGGGAACACGTTGTTTTACAAAAGAAGAGTTGGAGCGGATCGCTTATGGGTTGAAGGCTGTTGCTCATCCGAACCGATTGGCGATTATCTGTTTGTTGTCCAGAAATGAGGAGTTGAGCGTATCGGATATTTGTGAGCAAACCGGATGCAGTCAGGCATTGATTTCTCATCATCTGACGGATATGTATGCAAAAGGTATTCTGCAAATCCGGCGGGAGGGCAGAAATGCTTTCTATCGTCTGGCCGACGACCGGGTGACGAATGTCATGCGTTGTATGATGAAATGTGAGGCTGAATAG
- a CDS encoding mechanosensitive ion channel family protein: MIHELHPVTDTFDLVIRIVIIVAGAILIYFLINKCLAWLIWKIAGKTKNKWENIIYEQRSFSKLAYLVPPIAAYVLLNYVTWEYTYVLRRLIDIWMVVAAMLIFNTLLNTINKIYESYPIAKNRPITVFIQVLKIFVYSVVAVVVISIMVNKSPEHLIVGLGAFAAVLMLIFKDSILGFVAGVQLLANKMVRIGDWIVMPSNNANGEVLEINLYTVKVQNWDMTISTIPTYQLVSQSFINWRGMQESNGRRIERYISIDISTVHFLSKEEVDTFRTSDYLKEYIEKMLATLQQVNKDKGTVLDERKLTNLGIFRQYMELWLEANPDINNDMTHMVRQLQPTATGIPVEIYCFSLKQEWVAYEKVQSDIFDHVLAVIPHFNLKVFQYPTNIYTPVNN, encoded by the coding sequence ATGATACATGAACTTCATCCTGTTACCGATACGTTCGATTTGGTTATCCGGATTGTGATCATTGTCGCAGGAGCTATTCTTATTTATTTTTTAATCAATAAATGTCTGGCCTGGCTGATCTGGAAAATAGCAGGAAAGACCAAAAATAAATGGGAGAATATCATCTACGAACAACGTTCTTTCAGTAAGCTGGCCTATCTTGTACCTCCGATTGCCGCCTATGTTCTTTTGAACTATGTTACCTGGGAATATACCTATGTATTGCGGCGGTTGATCGATATCTGGATGGTGGTGGCCGCCATGCTTATTTTTAATACTTTGCTGAATACGATCAATAAGATATACGAGAGTTATCCCATAGCTAAAAATCGTCCGATTACCGTATTTATCCAGGTATTGAAGATTTTTGTTTATTCTGTCGTTGCTGTGGTGGTTATCAGTATTATGGTCAATAAGTCGCCCGAGCATTTGATAGTCGGGTTAGGTGCTTTTGCGGCAGTATTGATGTTGATATTCAAAGACTCGATCCTGGGGTTTGTTGCAGGCGTACAATTGTTAGCGAATAAAATGGTCCGGATCGGGGACTGGATCGTGATGCCCAGTAACAATGCCAACGGGGAAGTGCTCGAAATCAATCTGTATACCGTAAAAGTACAGAACTGGGATATGACGATATCGACTATTCCGACTTATCAATTGGTTTCCCAGTCTTTTATCAATTGGCGAGGAATGCAGGAATCGAACGGGCGCCGTATTGAACGTTATATCAGTATAGATATCAGTACGGTACATTTTTTGTCTAAAGAGGAAGTCGACACTTTTCGTACTTCCGATTATTTGAAAGAGTATATCGAGAAGATGCTTGCAACATTGCAGCAGGTGAATAAGGATAAAGGGACGGTGCTCGACGAACGTAAACTGACGAATCTGGGCATATTCAGACAATATATGGAACTATGGCTGGAGGCCAATCCGGATATCAATAACGATATGACGCATATGGTGCGGCAATTACAGCCTACGGCTACCGGTATTCCGGTTGAGATTTATTGTTTTTCACTTAAGCAGGAGTGGGTGGCGTATGAAAAGGTACAATCGGATATTTTTGACCATGTATTGGCGGTTATTCCTCATTTTAATCTGAAAGTATTTCAATATCCTACAAATATATATACGCCGGTAAATAATTAA
- a CDS encoding FAD-dependent oxidoreductase: MKYVIVGGVAGGASAAARLRRLDETAEIVLFEKGEYISYANCGLPYYIGGVIEERERLFVQTPESFYARFRVEVRVKSEVKRIDAEAKRVTVSDLNSGKTYEESYDKLILSPGAEPVRPPLEGIGEEGIFTLRNVADTDRIKSWADSRNVRRAVVVGAGFIGLEMAENLHRRGIQVTVVEMADQVMTPVDFEVAAVVHQHFKVKGVGLLLQEAVAAFRREKEGLEVVLKSGKSLTADLVILSIGVRPDVRLAKEAGLKIGELGGIQVNEYLQTSHPDIYAVGDAVEFRNPVSGRSGLSFLAGPANKQGRICADNVVSGNHRKYTGSIGTAIAKVFDLTVGTTGLSAKLLSRFEIPFQEAIVHAGSHAGYYPGAIPMTLKINFSPENGRLLGAQVVGYEGADKRLEMMAAVLRSGGTIYDLAELEHAYAPPFSSAKDPVNMIGFVADNLLSGIVKSIGWKELQTMDKSRITLINVCSEEECALNTIEGAVNIPLPELRERLGGVPADKPVVVFCAVGLRGYIASRILKQRGYEVYNLTGGLKTYEAVTAIQNNVISEQGAEEKDSLSPENVKGERKMVLDACGLQCPGPVMRLKSSMEQLVAGEQLEITATDAGFAKDVQSWARMTGNRLVELRQDKGVITALLEKKGGESPVISPSGGDGKTIVVFSDSLDKALASFVIANGAAATGRKVTMFFTFWGLNVIKRKPDVPVKKDSLGKMFGMMLPSGSRKLKLSKMNMGGLGSRMMRNIMGRKNIDSLESLIQQAQKNGIEFIACQMSMDVMGIKAEELLEGVRIGGVATYLERAEESNVNLFI, encoded by the coding sequence ATGAAATATGTTATTGTCGGTGGAGTTGCCGGTGGAGCTTCTGCCGCAGCCCGTTTGAGACGGCTGGATGAAACAGCGGAAATCGTATTGTTTGAAAAAGGAGAGTATATTTCTTATGCGAATTGCGGTTTGCCTTATTATATCGGAGGGGTTATCGAAGAGCGGGAACGTTTGTTCGTACAGACTCCGGAAAGTTTTTATGCCCGTTTCCGGGTGGAAGTGAGAGTCAAGTCGGAAGTGAAACGGATTGATGCAGAAGCCAAAAGGGTAACGGTTTCGGATTTGAATTCGGGTAAAACGTATGAGGAATCATACGATAAACTGATATTGTCTCCCGGAGCGGAGCCTGTAAGACCTCCTTTGGAAGGTATCGGCGAAGAAGGTATTTTTACGTTGAGAAATGTTGCGGATACGGACCGGATAAAATCGTGGGCGGATAGCCGGAATGTTCGTCGGGCTGTGGTTGTCGGAGCTGGTTTTATCGGTTTGGAAATGGCAGAAAATCTACACCGGCGGGGTATACAGGTGACTGTTGTTGAAATGGCCGACCAGGTGATGACCCCTGTTGATTTCGAAGTAGCGGCGGTTGTACACCAGCATTTTAAGGTGAAAGGGGTCGGTTTGCTTTTACAGGAGGCTGTAGCGGCTTTTCGCCGGGAGAAGGAAGGGTTGGAGGTCGTTCTGAAAAGCGGGAAGAGTTTGACGGCTGATTTGGTTATCCTTTCTATCGGGGTGCGTCCGGATGTGAGATTGGCAAAGGAGGCCGGATTGAAAATCGGAGAGTTGGGAGGTATACAGGTGAACGAATATCTACAGACTTCCCATCCGGATATATATGCTGTCGGGGATGCTGTTGAATTCCGGAATCCGGTAAGCGGGCGTTCCGGATTGTCTTTTCTGGCAGGACCGGCCAATAAACAGGGACGTATCTGTGCCGATAATGTCGTAAGCGGTAATCATCGGAAATATACAGGTTCTATCGGTACAGCCATTGCAAAAGTGTTTGATCTGACGGTCGGGACTACCGGTTTGTCGGCAAAATTACTCAGTCGGTTCGAAATACCTTTTCAGGAAGCCATCGTACATGCCGGTTCACATGCCGGATATTATCCCGGGGCCATTCCGATGACTCTGAAAATTAATTTTTCTCCCGAAAACGGCCGTTTGCTGGGGGCTCAGGTCGTCGGTTATGAAGGAGCAGACAAGCGTTTGGAAATGATGGCAGCCGTGCTTCGTTCCGGCGGGACGATATACGATCTGGCCGAACTGGAGCATGCTTATGCGCCTCCTTTTTCTTCGGCGAAGGATCCGGTAAATATGATCGGGTTTGTTGCCGATAATTTATTGTCGGGTATTGTAAAGAGTATAGGCTGGAAGGAGTTGCAGACTATGGATAAAAGCCGGATCACCCTGATTAATGTGTGTTCCGAAGAAGAGTGTGCCCTAAATACAATTGAAGGGGCTGTCAATATTCCTTTACCTGAGTTAAGGGAACGGTTGGGTGGAGTTCCGGCTGATAAACCGGTCGTGGTGTTTTGTGCCGTCGGTTTACGGGGATATATTGCTTCCCGGATTTTGAAGCAGCGGGGATATGAGGTATATAATCTGACAGGTGGCTTGAAGACTTATGAAGCGGTAACGGCGATACAGAACAATGTGATTTCGGAACAGGGAGCGGAAGAAAAAGACAGTTTATCTCCTGAAAATGTAAAAGGTGAACGAAAAATGGTGTTGGATGCCTGCGGATTACAATGTCCGGGGCCGGTTATGAGGTTGAAGAGCAGCATGGAGCAATTGGTTGCCGGAGAGCAATTGGAAATTACCGCTACGGATGCCGGTTTTGCCAAAGATGTGCAATCCTGGGCCCGGATGACAGGAAACCGCTTGGTGGAACTGAGACAGGACAAAGGTGTGATAACGGCTTTGCTGGAGAAGAAAGGGGGAGAGTCTCCGGTAATTTCTCCATCTGGCGGAGACGGTAAAACGATTGTCGTTTTCAGTGATAGCCTGGACAAGGCGCTGGCCTCTTTTGTCATTGCGAACGGTGCGGCTGCAACCGGCCGTAAAGTGACTATGTTTTTTACGTTCTGGGGATTGAATGTGATTAAACGAAAACCCGATGTCCCGGTGAAAAAAGATAGTTTGGGAAAGATGTTCGGTATGATGTTGCCGTCGGGCAGCCGGAAGTTGAAGCTTTCTAAAATGAATATGGGAGGATTGGGATCGCGGATGATGCGGAATATTATGGGGCGGAAAAATATAGACTCTCTGGAAAGTCTGATACAGCAGGCTCAAAAGAATGGCATTGAATTTATTGCCTGTCAGATGTCGATGGATGTGATGGGGATAAAAGCAGAGGAATTGTTGGAAGGTGTACGGATTGGCGGTGTGGCGACCTATTTGGAACGGGCGGAGGAGTCTAACGTGAATCTTTTCATTTGA
- the trxA gene encoding thioredoxin codes for MEKFEELISSEVPVLVDYYATWCGPCKMMHPVLEDLKARLGDKVKIVKLDVDVPANRQSVYTYQIQSVPTLMLFRKGQMLWRQSGVVRLNELQGIVEKYINN; via the coding sequence ATGGAAAAATTTGAAGAATTAATCAGCAGTGAAGTTCCGGTATTGGTGGATTATTATGCTACCTGGTGCGGACCGTGTAAAATGATGCATCCGGTTCTGGAAGATTTGAAGGCCCGGTTGGGAGATAAAGTGAAAATCGTCAAGCTGGATGTGGATGTTCCGGCTAACCGGCAAAGTGTTTATACGTATCAGATACAGTCGGTGCCGACATTGATGTTGTTCAGGAAGGGGCAGATGTTATGGCGGCAGAGCGGGGTGGTCCGGCTGAATGAATTACAGGGTATTGTTGAAAAGTATATTAATAATTGA